One genomic segment of Sminthopsis crassicaudata isolate SCR6 chromosome 2, ASM4859323v1, whole genome shotgun sequence includes these proteins:
- the MTG2 gene encoding mitochondrial ribosome-associated GTPase 2 isoform X2, giving the protein MGFRRGTPGAEPSLGRCGRLEGGAGPALTEAGSSTGSSLRTEVSMLPPRFVFTLTRAILESKRPWIPAADSLLDPGYLFKQQASPRPLFLSCAQCSNHQEPKRKRNLSEKKLKRYFVDHRRVFVTGGSGGNGMSCFHSEPRKEYGGPDGGDGGDGGHVILKVDKHVRSLSSVLSVYRGFDGEPGGSKNCYGRNGDCLYIRVPPGTLVKEENEIVADLSQPGDEYIAALGGAGGKGNRFFLANDNRAPVTCTPGQPGQERVLYLEMKTMAHAGMVGFPNAGKSSLLRAISNAKPAVASYPFTTLNPHVGIVHYEGYQQVAADIPGIIRGAHQNRGLGFAFLRHIERCRFLLFVVDLSVAEPWTQLEDLKYELEKYEEGLSERPHAIIGNKIDLPQSKVNFPQLQARLEQKVIPLSALTGENLEELLLHLKELYDDYVETERKQGQEPLNW; this is encoded by the exons ATGGGGTTTAGGCGAGGAACCCCTGGGGCTGAGCCGAGCTTGGGAAGGTGCGGAAGACTAGAGGGAGGGGCGGGGCCCGCGCTCACGGAAGCCGGAAGTAGCACCGGAAGTTCCCTCCGAACAGaa GTGAGCATGTTACCTCCAAGGTTTGTCTTCACACTAACAAGAGCTATATTGGAAAGCAAGAGGCCATGGATTCCAGCTGCAGACTCTCTTCTTGATCCTGGCTACCTATTTAAACAACAAGCTTCTCCAAGGCCTCTGTTCCTTAGCTGTGCACAATGTTCAAATCATCAAGAacctaaaaggaaaagaaaccttTCTGAGAAAAAGTTG AAACGGTATTTTGTGGATCATCGAAGAGTATTTGTGACTGGAGGTAGTGGAGGCAATGGAATGAGTTGTTTTCATAGCGAGCCCAGAAAAGAATATGGTGGACCTGATGGGGGAGATGGAGGAGATGGTGGCCATGttattctgaaag TTGACAAGCATGTCAGATCATTATCTTCAGTCCTTTCAGTGTATCGGGGGTTTGATGGAGAGCCTGGTGGAAGCAAAAACTGTTATGGGCGTAATGGAGATTGCCTTTACATTAGA GTTCCCCCAGGTACTCTGGTTAAAGAGGAAAACGAAATTGTAGCTGATCTTTCTCAGCCAGGTGATGAATACATTGCAGCCTTAGGAGGAGCTGGAGGAAAAGGCAATCGATTTTTTTTGGCTAATGACAATCGAGCACCAGTAACTTGTACCCCTGGGCAACCGGGTCAAGAAAGAGTACtctatttagaaatgaagactaTGGCTCATGCAGGAATG gtgGGATTCCCCAATGCTGGAAAATCATCACTTCTTAGAGCAATTTCCAATGCAAAACCTGCTGTGGCTTCTTATCCATTTACTACCTTAAATCCTCATGTAGGTATTGTTCACTATGAAGGCTACCAACAAGTGGCAG CTGACATTCCTGGTATAATAAGAGGAGCTCATCAAAACAGAGGCTTAGGTTTTGCTTTTCTGAGACACATTGAGCGATGCCGCTTTCTGTTATTTGTGGTGGATCTCTCGGTAGCAGAACCATGGACTCAGCTTGAGGATTTAAAATATGAGctagaaaaatatgaagaaggCTTGTCAGAGCGACCACATGCAATCATTGGAAATAAGATTGACCTTCCTCAATCTAAAGTCAATTTTCCTCAACTTCAGGCTCgattagaacaaaaggtcatCCCCTTGTCAGCATTGACTGGAGAGAACTTAGAGGAATTGCTGTTGCATTTGAAAGAATTATATGATGATTATGTAGAGACTGAGCGCAAACAGGGACAAGAGCCACTAAATTGGTGA
- the MTG2 gene encoding mitochondrial ribosome-associated GTPase 2 isoform X1 — protein sequence MGFRRGTPGAEPSLGRCGRLEGGAGPALTEAGSSTGSSLRTEVSMLPPRFVFTLTRAILESKRPWIPAADSLLDPGYLFKQQASPRPLFLSCAQCSNHQEPKRKRNLSEKKLKRYFVDHRRVFVTGGSGGNGMSCFHSEPRKEYGGPDGGDGGDGGHVILKVDKHVRSLSSVLSVYRGFDGEPGGSKNCYGRNGDCLYIRVPPGTLVKEENEIVADLSQPGDEYIAALGGAGGKGNRFFLANDNRAPVTCTPGQPGQERVLYLEMKTMAHAGMVGFPNAGKSSLLRAISNAKPAVASYPFTTLNPHVGIVHYEGYQQVAVADIPGIIRGAHQNRGLGFAFLRHIERCRFLLFVVDLSVAEPWTQLEDLKYELEKYEEGLSERPHAIIGNKIDLPQSKVNFPQLQARLEQKVIPLSALTGENLEELLLHLKELYDDYVETERKQGQEPLNW from the exons ATGGGGTTTAGGCGAGGAACCCCTGGGGCTGAGCCGAGCTTGGGAAGGTGCGGAAGACTAGAGGGAGGGGCGGGGCCCGCGCTCACGGAAGCCGGAAGTAGCACCGGAAGTTCCCTCCGAACAGaa GTGAGCATGTTACCTCCAAGGTTTGTCTTCACACTAACAAGAGCTATATTGGAAAGCAAGAGGCCATGGATTCCAGCTGCAGACTCTCTTCTTGATCCTGGCTACCTATTTAAACAACAAGCTTCTCCAAGGCCTCTGTTCCTTAGCTGTGCACAATGTTCAAATCATCAAGAacctaaaaggaaaagaaaccttTCTGAGAAAAAGTTG AAACGGTATTTTGTGGATCATCGAAGAGTATTTGTGACTGGAGGTAGTGGAGGCAATGGAATGAGTTGTTTTCATAGCGAGCCCAGAAAAGAATATGGTGGACCTGATGGGGGAGATGGAGGAGATGGTGGCCATGttattctgaaag TTGACAAGCATGTCAGATCATTATCTTCAGTCCTTTCAGTGTATCGGGGGTTTGATGGAGAGCCTGGTGGAAGCAAAAACTGTTATGGGCGTAATGGAGATTGCCTTTACATTAGA GTTCCCCCAGGTACTCTGGTTAAAGAGGAAAACGAAATTGTAGCTGATCTTTCTCAGCCAGGTGATGAATACATTGCAGCCTTAGGAGGAGCTGGAGGAAAAGGCAATCGATTTTTTTTGGCTAATGACAATCGAGCACCAGTAACTTGTACCCCTGGGCAACCGGGTCAAGAAAGAGTACtctatttagaaatgaagactaTGGCTCATGCAGGAATG gtgGGATTCCCCAATGCTGGAAAATCATCACTTCTTAGAGCAATTTCCAATGCAAAACCTGCTGTGGCTTCTTATCCATTTACTACCTTAAATCCTCATGTAGGTATTGTTCACTATGAAGGCTACCAACAAGTGGCAG taGCTGACATTCCTGGTATAATAAGAGGAGCTCATCAAAACAGAGGCTTAGGTTTTGCTTTTCTGAGACACATTGAGCGATGCCGCTTTCTGTTATTTGTGGTGGATCTCTCGGTAGCAGAACCATGGACTCAGCTTGAGGATTTAAAATATGAGctagaaaaatatgaagaaggCTTGTCAGAGCGACCACATGCAATCATTGGAAATAAGATTGACCTTCCTCAATCTAAAGTCAATTTTCCTCAACTTCAGGCTCgattagaacaaaaggtcatCCCCTTGTCAGCATTGACTGGAGAGAACTTAGAGGAATTGCTGTTGCATTTGAAAGAATTATATGATGATTATGTAGAGACTGAGCGCAAACAGGGACAAGAGCCACTAAATTGGTGA
- the MTG2 gene encoding mitochondrial ribosome-associated GTPase 2 isoform X3 yields MKKVGLSWGLWRTTPALDLRRWSRVSMLPPRFVFTLTRAILESKRPWIPAADSLLDPGYLFKQQASPRPLFLSCAQCSNHQEPKRKRNLSEKKLKRYFVDHRRVFVTGGSGGNGMSCFHSEPRKEYGGPDGGDGGDGGHVILKVDKHVRSLSSVLSVYRGFDGEPGGSKNCYGRNGDCLYIRVPPGTLVKEENEIVADLSQPGDEYIAALGGAGGKGNRFFLANDNRAPVTCTPGQPGQERVLYLEMKTMAHAGMVGFPNAGKSSLLRAISNAKPAVASYPFTTLNPHVGIVHYEGYQQVAVADIPGIIRGAHQNRGLGFAFLRHIERCRFLLFVVDLSVAEPWTQLEDLKYELEKYEEGLSERPHAIIGNKIDLPQSKVNFPQLQARLEQKVIPLSALTGENLEELLLHLKELYDDYVETERKQGQEPLNW; encoded by the exons atGAAGAAGGTGGGGCTAAGTTGGGGTCTTTGGAGAACGACCCCGGCCCTTGACCTTCGGCGGTGGAGCCGG GTGAGCATGTTACCTCCAAGGTTTGTCTTCACACTAACAAGAGCTATATTGGAAAGCAAGAGGCCATGGATTCCAGCTGCAGACTCTCTTCTTGATCCTGGCTACCTATTTAAACAACAAGCTTCTCCAAGGCCTCTGTTCCTTAGCTGTGCACAATGTTCAAATCATCAAGAacctaaaaggaaaagaaaccttTCTGAGAAAAAGTTG AAACGGTATTTTGTGGATCATCGAAGAGTATTTGTGACTGGAGGTAGTGGAGGCAATGGAATGAGTTGTTTTCATAGCGAGCCCAGAAAAGAATATGGTGGACCTGATGGGGGAGATGGAGGAGATGGTGGCCATGttattctgaaag TTGACAAGCATGTCAGATCATTATCTTCAGTCCTTTCAGTGTATCGGGGGTTTGATGGAGAGCCTGGTGGAAGCAAAAACTGTTATGGGCGTAATGGAGATTGCCTTTACATTAGA GTTCCCCCAGGTACTCTGGTTAAAGAGGAAAACGAAATTGTAGCTGATCTTTCTCAGCCAGGTGATGAATACATTGCAGCCTTAGGAGGAGCTGGAGGAAAAGGCAATCGATTTTTTTTGGCTAATGACAATCGAGCACCAGTAACTTGTACCCCTGGGCAACCGGGTCAAGAAAGAGTACtctatttagaaatgaagactaTGGCTCATGCAGGAATG gtgGGATTCCCCAATGCTGGAAAATCATCACTTCTTAGAGCAATTTCCAATGCAAAACCTGCTGTGGCTTCTTATCCATTTACTACCTTAAATCCTCATGTAGGTATTGTTCACTATGAAGGCTACCAACAAGTGGCAG taGCTGACATTCCTGGTATAATAAGAGGAGCTCATCAAAACAGAGGCTTAGGTTTTGCTTTTCTGAGACACATTGAGCGATGCCGCTTTCTGTTATTTGTGGTGGATCTCTCGGTAGCAGAACCATGGACTCAGCTTGAGGATTTAAAATATGAGctagaaaaatatgaagaaggCTTGTCAGAGCGACCACATGCAATCATTGGAAATAAGATTGACCTTCCTCAATCTAAAGTCAATTTTCCTCAACTTCAGGCTCgattagaacaaaaggtcatCCCCTTGTCAGCATTGACTGGAGAGAACTTAGAGGAATTGCTGTTGCATTTGAAAGAATTATATGATGATTATGTAGAGACTGAGCGCAAACAGGGACAAGAGCCACTAAATTGGTGA
- the MTG2 gene encoding mitochondrial ribosome-associated GTPase 2 isoform X4: MKKVSMLPPRFVFTLTRAILESKRPWIPAADSLLDPGYLFKQQASPRPLFLSCAQCSNHQEPKRKRNLSEKKLKRYFVDHRRVFVTGGSGGNGMSCFHSEPRKEYGGPDGGDGGDGGHVILKVDKHVRSLSSVLSVYRGFDGEPGGSKNCYGRNGDCLYIRVPPGTLVKEENEIVADLSQPGDEYIAALGGAGGKGNRFFLANDNRAPVTCTPGQPGQERVLYLEMKTMAHAGMVGFPNAGKSSLLRAISNAKPAVASYPFTTLNPHVGIVHYEGYQQVAVADIPGIIRGAHQNRGLGFAFLRHIERCRFLLFVVDLSVAEPWTQLEDLKYELEKYEEGLSERPHAIIGNKIDLPQSKVNFPQLQARLEQKVIPLSALTGENLEELLLHLKELYDDYVETERKQGQEPLNW, encoded by the exons atGAAGAAG GTGAGCATGTTACCTCCAAGGTTTGTCTTCACACTAACAAGAGCTATATTGGAAAGCAAGAGGCCATGGATTCCAGCTGCAGACTCTCTTCTTGATCCTGGCTACCTATTTAAACAACAAGCTTCTCCAAGGCCTCTGTTCCTTAGCTGTGCACAATGTTCAAATCATCAAGAacctaaaaggaaaagaaaccttTCTGAGAAAAAGTTG AAACGGTATTTTGTGGATCATCGAAGAGTATTTGTGACTGGAGGTAGTGGAGGCAATGGAATGAGTTGTTTTCATAGCGAGCCCAGAAAAGAATATGGTGGACCTGATGGGGGAGATGGAGGAGATGGTGGCCATGttattctgaaag TTGACAAGCATGTCAGATCATTATCTTCAGTCCTTTCAGTGTATCGGGGGTTTGATGGAGAGCCTGGTGGAAGCAAAAACTGTTATGGGCGTAATGGAGATTGCCTTTACATTAGA GTTCCCCCAGGTACTCTGGTTAAAGAGGAAAACGAAATTGTAGCTGATCTTTCTCAGCCAGGTGATGAATACATTGCAGCCTTAGGAGGAGCTGGAGGAAAAGGCAATCGATTTTTTTTGGCTAATGACAATCGAGCACCAGTAACTTGTACCCCTGGGCAACCGGGTCAAGAAAGAGTACtctatttagaaatgaagactaTGGCTCATGCAGGAATG gtgGGATTCCCCAATGCTGGAAAATCATCACTTCTTAGAGCAATTTCCAATGCAAAACCTGCTGTGGCTTCTTATCCATTTACTACCTTAAATCCTCATGTAGGTATTGTTCACTATGAAGGCTACCAACAAGTGGCAG taGCTGACATTCCTGGTATAATAAGAGGAGCTCATCAAAACAGAGGCTTAGGTTTTGCTTTTCTGAGACACATTGAGCGATGCCGCTTTCTGTTATTTGTGGTGGATCTCTCGGTAGCAGAACCATGGACTCAGCTTGAGGATTTAAAATATGAGctagaaaaatatgaagaaggCTTGTCAGAGCGACCACATGCAATCATTGGAAATAAGATTGACCTTCCTCAATCTAAAGTCAATTTTCCTCAACTTCAGGCTCgattagaacaaaaggtcatCCCCTTGTCAGCATTGACTGGAGAGAACTTAGAGGAATTGCTGTTGCATTTGAAAGAATTATATGATGATTATGTAGAGACTGAGCGCAAACAGGGACAAGAGCCACTAAATTGGTGA
- the MTG2 gene encoding mitochondrial ribosome-associated GTPase 2 isoform X5 — MKKVSMLPPRFVFTLTRAILESKRPWIPAADSLLDPGYLFKQQASPRPLFLSCAQCSNHQEPKRKRNLSEKKLKRYFVDHRRVFVTGGSGGNGMSCFHSEPRKEYGGPDGGDGGDGGHVILKVDKHVRSLSSVLSVYRGFDGEPGGSKNCYGRNGDCLYIRVPPGTLVKEENEIVADLSQPGDEYIAALGGAGGKGNRFFLANDNRAPVTCTPGQPGQERVLYLEMKTMAHAGMVGFPNAGKSSLLRAISNAKPAVASYPFTTLNPHVGIVHYEGYQQVAADIPGIIRGAHQNRGLGFAFLRHIERCRFLLFVVDLSVAEPWTQLEDLKYELEKYEEGLSERPHAIIGNKIDLPQSKVNFPQLQARLEQKVIPLSALTGENLEELLLHLKELYDDYVETERKQGQEPLNW; from the exons atGAAGAAG GTGAGCATGTTACCTCCAAGGTTTGTCTTCACACTAACAAGAGCTATATTGGAAAGCAAGAGGCCATGGATTCCAGCTGCAGACTCTCTTCTTGATCCTGGCTACCTATTTAAACAACAAGCTTCTCCAAGGCCTCTGTTCCTTAGCTGTGCACAATGTTCAAATCATCAAGAacctaaaaggaaaagaaaccttTCTGAGAAAAAGTTG AAACGGTATTTTGTGGATCATCGAAGAGTATTTGTGACTGGAGGTAGTGGAGGCAATGGAATGAGTTGTTTTCATAGCGAGCCCAGAAAAGAATATGGTGGACCTGATGGGGGAGATGGAGGAGATGGTGGCCATGttattctgaaag TTGACAAGCATGTCAGATCATTATCTTCAGTCCTTTCAGTGTATCGGGGGTTTGATGGAGAGCCTGGTGGAAGCAAAAACTGTTATGGGCGTAATGGAGATTGCCTTTACATTAGA GTTCCCCCAGGTACTCTGGTTAAAGAGGAAAACGAAATTGTAGCTGATCTTTCTCAGCCAGGTGATGAATACATTGCAGCCTTAGGAGGAGCTGGAGGAAAAGGCAATCGATTTTTTTTGGCTAATGACAATCGAGCACCAGTAACTTGTACCCCTGGGCAACCGGGTCAAGAAAGAGTACtctatttagaaatgaagactaTGGCTCATGCAGGAATG gtgGGATTCCCCAATGCTGGAAAATCATCACTTCTTAGAGCAATTTCCAATGCAAAACCTGCTGTGGCTTCTTATCCATTTACTACCTTAAATCCTCATGTAGGTATTGTTCACTATGAAGGCTACCAACAAGTGGCAG CTGACATTCCTGGTATAATAAGAGGAGCTCATCAAAACAGAGGCTTAGGTTTTGCTTTTCTGAGACACATTGAGCGATGCCGCTTTCTGTTATTTGTGGTGGATCTCTCGGTAGCAGAACCATGGACTCAGCTTGAGGATTTAAAATATGAGctagaaaaatatgaagaaggCTTGTCAGAGCGACCACATGCAATCATTGGAAATAAGATTGACCTTCCTCAATCTAAAGTCAATTTTCCTCAACTTCAGGCTCgattagaacaaaaggtcatCCCCTTGTCAGCATTGACTGGAGAGAACTTAGAGGAATTGCTGTTGCATTTGAAAGAATTATATGATGATTATGTAGAGACTGAGCGCAAACAGGGACAAGAGCCACTAAATTGGTGA
- the MTG2 gene encoding mitochondrial ribosome-associated GTPase 2 isoform X6: MLPPRFVFTLTRAILESKRPWIPAADSLLDPGYLFKQQASPRPLFLSCAQCSNHQEPKRKRNLSEKKLKRYFVDHRRVFVTGGSGGNGMSCFHSEPRKEYGGPDGGDGGDGGHVILKVDKHVRSLSSVLSVYRGFDGEPGGSKNCYGRNGDCLYIRVPPGTLVKEENEIVADLSQPGDEYIAALGGAGGKGNRFFLANDNRAPVTCTPGQPGQERVLYLEMKTMAHAGMVGFPNAGKSSLLRAISNAKPAVASYPFTTLNPHVGIVHYEGYQQVAVADIPGIIRGAHQNRGLGFAFLRHIERCRFLLFVVDLSVAEPWTQLEDLKYELEKYEEGLSERPHAIIGNKIDLPQSKVNFPQLQARLEQKVIPLSALTGENLEELLLHLKELYDDYVETERKQGQEPLNW, from the exons ATGTTACCTCCAAGGTTTGTCTTCACACTAACAAGAGCTATATTGGAAAGCAAGAGGCCATGGATTCCAGCTGCAGACTCTCTTCTTGATCCTGGCTACCTATTTAAACAACAAGCTTCTCCAAGGCCTCTGTTCCTTAGCTGTGCACAATGTTCAAATCATCAAGAacctaaaaggaaaagaaaccttTCTGAGAAAAAGTTG AAACGGTATTTTGTGGATCATCGAAGAGTATTTGTGACTGGAGGTAGTGGAGGCAATGGAATGAGTTGTTTTCATAGCGAGCCCAGAAAAGAATATGGTGGACCTGATGGGGGAGATGGAGGAGATGGTGGCCATGttattctgaaag TTGACAAGCATGTCAGATCATTATCTTCAGTCCTTTCAGTGTATCGGGGGTTTGATGGAGAGCCTGGTGGAAGCAAAAACTGTTATGGGCGTAATGGAGATTGCCTTTACATTAGA GTTCCCCCAGGTACTCTGGTTAAAGAGGAAAACGAAATTGTAGCTGATCTTTCTCAGCCAGGTGATGAATACATTGCAGCCTTAGGAGGAGCTGGAGGAAAAGGCAATCGATTTTTTTTGGCTAATGACAATCGAGCACCAGTAACTTGTACCCCTGGGCAACCGGGTCAAGAAAGAGTACtctatttagaaatgaagactaTGGCTCATGCAGGAATG gtgGGATTCCCCAATGCTGGAAAATCATCACTTCTTAGAGCAATTTCCAATGCAAAACCTGCTGTGGCTTCTTATCCATTTACTACCTTAAATCCTCATGTAGGTATTGTTCACTATGAAGGCTACCAACAAGTGGCAG taGCTGACATTCCTGGTATAATAAGAGGAGCTCATCAAAACAGAGGCTTAGGTTTTGCTTTTCTGAGACACATTGAGCGATGCCGCTTTCTGTTATTTGTGGTGGATCTCTCGGTAGCAGAACCATGGACTCAGCTTGAGGATTTAAAATATGAGctagaaaaatatgaagaaggCTTGTCAGAGCGACCACATGCAATCATTGGAAATAAGATTGACCTTCCTCAATCTAAAGTCAATTTTCCTCAACTTCAGGCTCgattagaacaaaaggtcatCCCCTTGTCAGCATTGACTGGAGAGAACTTAGAGGAATTGCTGTTGCATTTGAAAGAATTATATGATGATTATGTAGAGACTGAGCGCAAACAGGGACAAGAGCCACTAAATTGGTGA